One Gimesia aquarii DNA segment encodes these proteins:
- a CDS encoding M1 family metallopeptidase codes for MKKKPIQRDRFLSIVASVSIALFSFTGSVVFGQVVNNNKFKQQDKFRQLEEVLPTPNEYRTASGAPGKEYWQQQADYEIDVELDDELQKIIGSEKITYTNRSPDSLSYLWLQLDTNILSFDSDAHRSGTSSPLGKVGFKSMKQLLAKETFDGSMKIQAVRDAKGEPLPYTVIKTMLRIDLPQPLKTDESTQFSVDWSYLINDSKSRPARTGFEYFEDDKNFLYEIAHWYPRMAAYTDNTGWQHKQFLGRGEFTLEFGNFLTRITVPDDHIVAASGLLQNPKEVLTAEQQKRLKQAETAKKPMFVVTPEEAKQNESSKPKGKKTWIFKADNVRDFAFASSRKFIWDAQGHQVEGKPDQPVMAMSFYPNEGEPLWSKYSTHAIIHTLNVFSKYTFPYPYPVAISVNGPVYGMEYPMICFNGPRPEKDGTYSKRTKYGLISVIIHEVGHNYFPMIVNSDERQWTWMDEGITTFLQFLTEQEWEPDYPSRRGEPRAIVGYMKSNYQVPIMTNSESILQFGNNAYGKPATALNVLRETVLGRELFDYAFKEYSRRWMFKRPTPADFFRTMEDASGVDLDWFWRGWFYTTDHTDIAIENVKQYSLETGDPYVDKVRRKKERDAEPESLSKIRNKKLPKRTDQYPELKDFYNEFDDLDVTDADRKKFEALIKQLNAEEKKLLETEKYFYLIDLKNNGGLVMPVILKLTLEDDSAQMIRIPAEIWRLNNESVSKLILTDKPLKSLTLDPHRETADTQLSNNEFPRTIGKSYFQLQKSKKSKNQMQKQKQQTKQTKEKPTKKK; via the coding sequence ATGAAAAAAAAACCTATTCAACGTGATCGATTCTTGTCCATTGTCGCATCTGTTTCTATTGCGTTGTTCTCCTTCACCGGCTCTGTTGTTTTTGGTCAGGTTGTCAATAACAACAAGTTCAAACAGCAGGATAAATTCCGGCAGTTAGAAGAAGTCTTGCCGACTCCCAACGAATACCGAACCGCTTCGGGAGCGCCCGGCAAAGAATACTGGCAGCAGCAAGCCGATTATGAAATCGACGTAGAACTTGATGATGAACTGCAAAAAATTATCGGCTCGGAAAAGATCACGTATACGAATCGCTCTCCTGATTCGTTGAGTTATCTCTGGTTACAGCTTGATACCAATATTCTTTCTTTTGATTCAGACGCGCATCGTTCGGGGACAAGTTCTCCTTTGGGTAAAGTAGGCTTTAAATCGATGAAGCAATTACTGGCAAAAGAGACGTTCGATGGCAGTATGAAAATTCAAGCGGTTCGCGATGCGAAAGGAGAGCCACTTCCCTACACAGTCATCAAGACGATGTTGCGCATTGATTTACCTCAACCGCTGAAGACAGATGAAAGTACACAGTTTTCAGTGGACTGGAGCTATTTGATCAACGATTCCAAAAGCAGGCCTGCGCGAACCGGTTTTGAATATTTCGAAGACGACAAGAATTTTCTCTACGAAATTGCACACTGGTATCCTCGCATGGCAGCTTACACAGACAATACCGGCTGGCAGCACAAGCAATTTTTAGGACGTGGCGAGTTCACGCTTGAGTTTGGTAATTTTTTAACACGGATTACTGTACCCGATGATCACATCGTTGCGGCTTCGGGACTTTTACAAAACCCTAAAGAGGTGCTCACTGCCGAACAGCAGAAACGTCTCAAGCAGGCGGAAACGGCGAAAAAGCCGATGTTTGTGGTGACGCCCGAAGAAGCCAAACAGAACGAATCTTCAAAGCCGAAAGGTAAGAAGACCTGGATTTTTAAGGCTGATAACGTTCGTGATTTTGCGTTCGCCAGTTCCCGAAAATTCATTTGGGATGCTCAAGGGCATCAGGTGGAAGGCAAACCGGACCAGCCGGTCATGGCTATGTCCTTTTATCCGAACGAAGGGGAACCATTATGGAGTAAATATTCAACCCACGCCATCATTCATACGCTGAATGTGTTTTCAAAGTATACGTTTCCTTATCCCTATCCCGTTGCAATTTCTGTAAACGGTCCTGTGTATGGTATGGAATATCCTATGATTTGTTTCAACGGGCCAAGACCGGAAAAAGATGGGACGTATTCGAAGCGAACCAAATACGGTTTAATTTCCGTGATCATTCACGAAGTGGGTCACAACTATTTTCCCATGATCGTGAATAGTGACGAGCGGCAATGGACCTGGATGGATGAAGGTATTACGACGTTTTTGCAATTTTTGACAGAACAGGAGTGGGAACCCGATTATCCCTCGCGACGTGGAGAGCCGCGTGCGATTGTGGGCTATATGAAAAGTAATTATCAGGTTCCCATCATGACCAATTCGGAATCGATTTTACAGTTTGGGAATAATGCCTATGGTAAACCTGCAACGGCCCTGAATGTTTTGCGTGAAACCGTATTGGGGAGGGAATTGTTCGATTATGCATTCAAAGAATATTCCCGGCGATGGATGTTCAAGCGACCGACACCAGCAGACTTTTTCCGCACGATGGAAGATGCATCCGGAGTTGATTTAGACTGGTTCTGGCGGGGTTGGTTTTACACCACCGATCATACTGATATTGCTATTGAAAATGTTAAGCAGTATTCGCTGGAAACAGGCGACCCTTATGTAGACAAAGTCCGACGCAAAAAAGAAAGAGATGCAGAACCCGAATCACTCTCCAAGATACGTAATAAAAAACTTCCCAAGCGAACCGATCAATATCCGGAATTGAAGGATTTTTATAACGAATTTGATGATTTAGATGTGACTGACGCCGATCGGAAAAAGTTTGAAGCTCTTATAAAGCAATTGAATGCGGAAGAAAAGAAGCTCCTGGAAACAGAGAAATACTTTTATCTGATCGACCTCAAAAACAACGGTGGTCTTGTGATGCCGGTGATTTTAAAACTGACGTTAGAAGATGATTCGGCTCAGATGATCCGGATTCCCGCAGAAATCTGGCGTTTGAATAATGAAAGTGTGTCCAAATTGATTTTGACTGACAAACCTCTGAAAAGTCTGACTTTGGACCCACATCGGGAGACTGCCGATACTCAGCTTTCGAACAACGAATTTCCCAGAACAATTGGAAAATCCTATTTCCAACTACAAAAATCGAAAAAATCAAAAAACCAAATGCAGAAACAAAAGCAGCAGACGAAACAAACCAAGGAAAAACCGACGAAGAAAAAGTAA
- a CDS encoding glutamate cyclase domain-containing protein, producing MDSTQIDTIREFDRLIRRDPGKRGLISSESEFGPLCRDHLLNSANHLFQNASQVVITTGFYVPSAVIPSAETDGPPGAILLASLLEECGINTSVVTDELCAPVVAATMEAFSYPASKMNVLSTENEEWIESFFHQQTISHLISVERVGPSHTIDSFTQQSGQAETAYADFQSKVTPAHFDRCHNMRGEIIDQYTAPLHLLFERLSEFFPEAKTIGIGDGGNEIGMGIILWEELDRRIASDCSGLIPCRIATDWNIVAGTSNWGASALAAAVALFKGQSDVLFQWQRAEQQQVLESIVHEANAVDGVTKQREPTVDGLPFLTYMQPWEGILKFLAR from the coding sequence ATGGACAGCACACAAATAGACACAATCCGAGAGTTTGACCGTCTCATTCGCAGAGATCCGGGAAAGCGAGGACTAATTAGCTCGGAATCTGAGTTTGGACCTCTCTGTCGCGACCATTTACTCAATTCTGCGAATCACCTGTTTCAGAACGCTTCACAAGTCGTCATTACTACAGGTTTTTATGTTCCCTCTGCAGTGATTCCCTCAGCAGAAACTGATGGTCCGCCAGGCGCCATTTTGCTGGCTTCGCTGTTGGAAGAATGTGGAATCAATACATCAGTCGTGACTGATGAGTTGTGTGCTCCCGTGGTTGCAGCAACCATGGAGGCTTTTTCGTACCCCGCTTCGAAAATGAACGTTTTGTCAACTGAGAACGAAGAATGGATAGAATCATTTTTCCATCAACAGACTATCAGCCATTTAATCTCCGTCGAGCGTGTGGGACCCAGCCATACAATAGACTCTTTCACACAACAATCGGGTCAAGCAGAGACCGCATATGCTGATTTTCAAAGTAAGGTGACTCCAGCTCATTTCGATCGCTGTCACAATATGCGGGGCGAAATAATCGATCAGTATACCGCTCCGCTACATCTCTTGTTTGAACGACTTTCTGAATTTTTCCCGGAAGCGAAAACGATTGGCATTGGTGATGGTGGAAATGAAATTGGAATGGGGATCATCCTCTGGGAAGAGTTGGATCGCAGAATTGCTTCAGATTGTTCCGGTTTGATTCCCTGCCGCATTGCCACCGATTGGAATATTGTAGCGGGAACCAGTAATTGGGGAGCCTCTGCTCTGGCTGCTGCTGTGGCATTATTTAAGGGACAATCTGACGTTCTTTTTCAGTGGCAACGAGCCGAACAACAACAGGTTCTGGAATCAATCGTTCATGAGGCAAACGCCGTCGATGGTGTGACAAAACAACGTGAACCCACCGTTGATGGACTTCCATTCTTGACATATATGCAGCCCTGGGAAGGAATCCTGAAATTTCTTGCCCGCTAA
- a CDS encoding c-type cytochrome: MRFGFRRLILLSLIPLISFTGCEQPQVKFVFSQKTNELIPEAAKPVKEALVRQFGNPFELTQFEGLPTDFGDVQGTVKSVESSGKDQPLIRFQATGLENAYDKLLGLPLEWTSGKGQGHISRIKEYDFETGTIAVEKSPEIDPQSGDTFLVECVRLQFGRDLYNRHCMHCHGMSGEGTGPTSRYLNPPPRDFRLGIYKYTSTKPTSKAQEADLARTVKEGIAGTYMPSFKLLTDDEVSAIVNYVIWLSIRGETEKKLVDELFLDYSETALAERTSEDGGETREEVLEELKEYMELDFPDTLEFATSSVAEAWEEANLEDAIVTPQTPRVADTPESRERGRKLYLSQKTKCASCHGPQGRGNGTATQDFWTNPATNEKYSERGLHDIWGNLLPPRNLHRGIYRGGRRPIDTYRRLYSGIKGTPMPAFGGSLTDEELWDMVNYVMSLPYDGNR; encoded by the coding sequence GTGAGATTTGGGTTTCGTCGTCTTATTTTGTTGTCGCTCATCCCGCTGATCAGTTTCACGGGTTGCGAACAGCCGCAAGTCAAGTTTGTGTTCTCACAAAAGACCAATGAACTCATCCCTGAAGCTGCCAAGCCCGTCAAAGAGGCACTGGTCAGACAGTTTGGCAACCCTTTTGAACTCACCCAATTTGAGGGTCTTCCTACTGACTTTGGCGATGTCCAGGGAACGGTAAAATCGGTCGAGTCTTCCGGAAAAGACCAGCCCTTGATCCGATTTCAGGCAACAGGGCTCGAAAATGCTTACGATAAATTATTAGGTCTCCCTCTGGAATGGACGTCCGGCAAAGGACAAGGACACATTTCACGGATCAAAGAATATGATTTTGAGACAGGTACCATCGCCGTTGAAAAATCTCCAGAAATAGATCCTCAGTCGGGTGATACATTTCTGGTAGAATGTGTTCGCCTGCAGTTTGGTCGCGATCTTTACAATCGTCACTGCATGCACTGCCACGGCATGAGTGGGGAAGGAACCGGCCCGACTTCACGCTATCTGAATCCGCCTCCCCGCGACTTCCGCCTGGGAATTTATAAATACACGTCGACCAAGCCAACCAGTAAAGCACAAGAGGCTGACCTCGCACGTACTGTCAAAGAGGGTATTGCAGGTACCTACATGCCGTCCTTCAAGTTGCTGACAGATGACGAAGTCTCCGCCATCGTGAACTATGTGATCTGGCTTTCAATTCGCGGAGAAACGGAAAAGAAACTGGTTGACGAACTTTTCCTCGATTATTCCGAGACTGCGTTGGCGGAAAGAACGAGTGAAGATGGCGGCGAAACACGTGAAGAGGTGCTTGAAGAATTAAAAGAGTATATGGAACTGGACTTTCCCGATACACTCGAATTTGCCACATCGAGTGTGGCAGAAGCTTGGGAAGAAGCCAATCTGGAAGACGCAATAGTCACACCACAAACCCCACGTGTCGCCGATACCCCTGAATCGCGCGAGCGAGGACGCAAACTCTATTTGAGTCAAAAAACCAAATGTGCTTCCTGCCATGGTCCGCAAGGCCGCGGCAATGGAACAGCAACTCAGGATTTCTGGACGAATCCTGCAACGAATGAAAAATACTCGGAGCGGGGCTTACACGATATCTGGGGAAATCTACTCCCACCAAGAAATTTACACCGTGGAATTTATCGAGGTGGTCGCAGACCCATCGATACCTACCGGCGTCTCTACTCTGGAATTAAAGGGACCCCGATGCCTGCGTTTGGCGGTTCTCTGACGGATGAAGAATTATGGGACATGGTCAATTATGTCATGAGCTTGCCTTATGATGGGAATCGCTGA
- the coxB gene encoding cytochrome c oxidase subunit II, with protein sequence MGKGWCLFFLFWPVAAVVSCAMAPFVGWSFPYDNAQAASNLGIRIDDLFYIILIVTAIVFVGTQAVLVYALWRGANNREERATNVHGNHKLELIWSIIPGAILLFLAIYQMNIWADFRIKKYYPEAAVKDPLAEVTARQFEWRFRYPAIGKKLQQKPQPDDLYSVNELHVPFGKPVMIQLRSDDVQHSFFLPALRIKQDALPGLQIPVWFEANKPGTYDLVCAELCGWGHYKMKAHVIVQSEDEYQAYLKNLTQKQFYDGLGKIAAKETGTESEAVE encoded by the coding sequence GTGGGTAAAGGGTGGTGTTTATTTTTTCTGTTCTGGCCTGTAGCTGCAGTCGTATCCTGCGCGATGGCTCCCTTCGTGGGTTGGTCATTTCCCTACGACAATGCGCAAGCTGCCAGTAACCTTGGCATTCGCATTGATGACTTGTTCTATATCATCCTGATCGTCACCGCCATCGTATTTGTCGGCACACAGGCTGTCCTGGTTTACGCTCTATGGCGAGGTGCCAATAATCGTGAAGAACGCGCTACCAATGTCCATGGAAACCACAAACTGGAATTGATCTGGTCAATCATCCCTGGTGCCATTTTGCTCTTTCTGGCAATCTACCAAATGAATATCTGGGCCGATTTCAGAATCAAGAAATACTATCCCGAAGCGGCAGTCAAAGACCCGCTCGCTGAAGTGACGGCCCGCCAGTTTGAATGGCGTTTTCGCTATCCTGCCATTGGTAAAAAACTGCAACAAAAACCACAGCCAGATGATCTTTATTCTGTGAATGAGCTGCATGTCCCGTTCGGAAAACCGGTCATGATTCAGTTGCGTAGCGACGATGTACAACATTCATTCTTTCTACCGGCTTTAAGAATTAAACAGGATGCCCTGCCCGGCCTACAGATTCCGGTCTGGTTTGAAGCAAATAAACCGGGAACTTATGATCTGGTCTGTGCCGAACTTTGTGGCTGGGGTCACTATAAAATGAAAGCCCATGTGATTGTGCAATCGGAAGACGAATATCAGGCCTATCTGAAAAACCTGACTCAAAAACAGTTTTATGATGGCTTAGGAAAAATCGCCGCCAAGGAGACCGGCACAGAGAGTGAGGCCGTAGAGTAA
- a CDS encoding cbb3-type cytochrome c oxidase subunit I, translating to MTTLNPSPTGLQPILNPQAHHAPGNFITKYIFSTDHKIIAIQFMFTTLLMMIVGGVLALAVRWQLAFPWESMPIVGPWLFAAEGGQISPEFYTMLFTMHATVMIFLVIIPILAGTFGNLLIPLMIGADDMAFPRLNMLSYWFMWPAIACFGMSFAYAGGPAAGWTSYPILADLAQAAPGSGTAQTLWLLGVTFIGFSSMMGSINYMTTIINMRAPGMTFFRLPMTIWGLFITAILQAFALPVLTAGGFMQVTDRLLGTCFFYPSGLVINNAAPTVGGGQALLWQHLFWFYSHPAVYIMLLPVMGMVSDMLSCMCRKPLFGYKPMVISMSAIASLGFIVWGHHMYTSGMNPAVGMAFMVATMMIALPSAVKTFNWTATIWGGKVEFNTVTLNCIAFLSMFIVGGLSGIFMAAVPVDVYFHDTYFIVAHFHYVLFGATLFGVFAAIHFWFPKMFGRMMNEKLGKTHFVLTFIGANGTFFPMHFLGMQGMPRRYADPYLHGYLEHLLPMNQFMTISAIVMGFAQILLFINIFYSMFFGPKAGRNPWNATTLEWTTPSPPGHGNFDFIPMVYHGPNEYAVVNGDKDFLMQTEKECLPSNETVATNTLDET from the coding sequence ATGACCACATTGAATCCCTCACCAACCGGGCTGCAACCGATTCTGAATCCACAGGCGCACCACGCCCCTGGAAACTTTATTACAAAATACATCTTCTCCACCGATCATAAAATCATCGCGATCCAGTTTATGTTCACAACGTTACTGATGATGATTGTCGGTGGTGTGCTCGCACTCGCGGTACGCTGGCAGTTGGCGTTCCCCTGGGAATCGATGCCCATTGTCGGACCCTGGTTATTCGCAGCTGAGGGGGGGCAGATTTCTCCCGAATTCTATACGATGCTGTTTACAATGCACGCCACGGTGATGATCTTCCTTGTCATCATCCCCATTTTGGCAGGAACATTCGGCAACTTACTGATTCCACTAATGATCGGTGCGGATGATATGGCATTTCCCAGGCTCAATATGTTGAGCTACTGGTTTATGTGGCCCGCTATTGCCTGCTTTGGAATGAGCTTCGCATACGCTGGCGGCCCTGCTGCAGGCTGGACTTCCTATCCGATACTGGCAGACCTGGCGCAAGCGGCTCCCGGTTCTGGAACCGCTCAAACTCTCTGGCTTCTGGGCGTAACTTTCATTGGTTTCTCATCAATGATGGGTTCGATCAATTACATGACAACCATCATCAATATGCGTGCGCCAGGCATGACATTTTTTCGCCTCCCCATGACCATTTGGGGACTGTTCATCACCGCAATCCTACAGGCATTTGCGCTACCCGTGCTGACCGCCGGAGGCTTCATGCAAGTTACCGATCGTTTGCTGGGAACCTGCTTTTTTTATCCATCCGGCCTCGTGATCAATAACGCGGCTCCCACAGTTGGCGGTGGTCAGGCACTGTTGTGGCAACACTTATTCTGGTTCTATTCCCATCCCGCCGTATATATCATGCTGCTGCCTGTGATGGGCATGGTCTCTGACATGTTGAGCTGCATGTGCCGCAAACCGTTGTTTGGTTATAAACCGATGGTCATCTCCATGTCGGCAATTGCCAGTCTGGGATTCATCGTCTGGGGCCACCACATGTATACAAGTGGAATGAATCCCGCTGTCGGTATGGCATTCATGGTGGCCACCATGATGATCGCGCTCCCTTCCGCGGTGAAAACGTTCAACTGGACCGCCACGATCTGGGGTGGAAAAGTAGAATTTAATACCGTTACTTTAAATTGTATCGCCTTTTTATCGATGTTCATCGTGGGGGGACTCAGTGGGATTTTCATGGCCGCTGTTCCTGTCGACGTTTATTTTCACGATACTTATTTCATTGTTGCCCACTTCCATTACGTGTTGTTTGGTGCAACTCTGTTTGGTGTTTTTGCCGCCATTCATTTCTGGTTTCCCAAAATGTTTGGTCGCATGATGAATGAAAAGCTGGGCAAAACACACTTCGTGCTGACCTTTATCGGTGCCAATGGGACCTTCTTCCCGATGCACTTTCTGGGGATGCAGGGCATGCCCCGACGTTATGCAGACCCCTACCTGCATGGATATCTGGAGCACCTGCTGCCCATGAACCAGTTTATGACAATCTCTGCGATTGTAATGGGATTTGCACAAATTCTGTTATTCATCAATATTTTCTACAGTATGTTTTTCGGTCCCAAAGCGGGACGGAACCCCTGGAATGCCACCACTCTGGAGTGGACAACACCTTCCCCCCCTGGACATGGAAACTTCGATTTTATCCCCATGGTCTACCATGGACCTAATGAATATGCCGTCGTGAATGGAGACAAAGATTTTCTGATGCAAACAGAAAAAGAATGTCTTCCCTCCAACGAAACTGTCGCTACAAATACTTTAGACGAAACCTAA
- a CDS encoding COX15/CtaA family protein has protein sequence MNKQQYHPWLFKIALATTIATLPLMIVGGHVTTEGYGMAFPDWPTSDGENMLTYSWLHEASDKFYEHGHRLLGMLVGFLSIALVIIAFKVEEKKWIRNTCLLVLACVIVQGVLGGTRVTENSKALAMAHGIFGACVFTLMAFLTMVTGKRWIEISNDPPQLTPGYGRRLAITVPLVVLFQYFLGGCLRHFNVGLHPHMSFAFVALIFVIIEFRSARKSGIKWLKRPAMGMLHIGIFQILLGFAAWITKFGLPAAGFVATAGSWEQSLSRTAHLITGILFLMTTILYSARVFRLHQLNKNNVIDAGQNLSPTDTLPNAEGNA, from the coding sequence ATGAACAAGCAACAATATCATCCCTGGCTTTTCAAGATCGCACTGGCAACCACCATCGCCACGCTGCCACTGATGATTGTTGGTGGTCATGTTACCACAGAAGGCTACGGCATGGCATTTCCCGATTGGCCAACATCCGATGGGGAAAACATGCTGACCTACTCCTGGTTGCACGAAGCCTCAGACAAGTTTTATGAACACGGACACCGTTTACTGGGGATGCTCGTCGGATTCTTATCAATTGCCCTGGTCATCATCGCCTTCAAAGTCGAAGAGAAAAAATGGATCCGAAATACCTGCCTCCTGGTCCTGGCATGTGTTATCGTCCAGGGTGTTCTGGGAGGTACGCGGGTCACTGAAAACAGCAAAGCATTAGCTATGGCGCATGGGATCTTTGGTGCCTGTGTGTTTACTCTGATGGCATTTCTAACAATGGTCACCGGAAAACGCTGGATCGAAATCAGTAACGATCCCCCCCAATTGACACCCGGCTATGGACGTCGTTTGGCGATTACCGTTCCCTTAGTGGTCCTCTTCCAATACTTCCTGGGGGGCTGTCTCAGACACTTTAACGTCGGACTACATCCTCACATGAGCTTTGCTTTTGTGGCGTTAATTTTTGTGATTATCGAATTTCGCAGCGCACGTAAATCTGGGATTAAATGGCTGAAGCGTCCCGCGATGGGCATGCTGCATATTGGCATCTTCCAGATTCTCCTGGGTTTCGCAGCCTGGATTACCAAATTTGGTCTTCCCGCAGCAGGATTTGTCGCGACTGCCGGTTCATGGGAACAATCTCTTTCGCGCACCGCGCATCTGATTACCGGAATCCTGTTCCTGATGACGACTATTTTATACTCCGCCAGGGTGTTTCGACTTCACCAATTGAATAAAAACAATGTCATAGACGCGGGGCAAAATCTGTCACCGACTGATACTTTACCGAATGCTGAAGGTAACGCTTGA
- the cyoE gene encoding heme o synthase, producing the protein MSTTQQSYIAVEESKPAAKPVSLARFGDYLELIKPRISTMALISVALGYTLASAHSWSVIPLIHALLGIGFVAVGCNSLNQLLEVKSDALMSRTASRPLPSGRISVSEVLIFGVVAALSGIFYLAIMVNLLTAFLSMLTLVLYVVVYTPLKRYTSFCTTIGAIPGAMPPILGWTAAGGNLNTSSFTIFAIMFLWQFPHFLAIAWLYRHQYYQAGLKMLPTADPARGIVGWMCVIYAILLIPVSLLPQFVSLAGTFYSVVAFIIGIGYLLFSIRFLRNETPKTARELIWFSLIYLPVLLLTLTWDRLQLFN; encoded by the coding sequence ATGTCTACAACACAACAATCTTATATCGCTGTCGAAGAATCAAAACCTGCTGCCAAACCGGTCAGTTTGGCACGATTCGGTGATTATCTCGAATTAATCAAACCCCGTATTTCGACGATGGCTTTGATTTCCGTTGCGTTAGGCTACACACTGGCTAGCGCACATTCCTGGTCGGTGATCCCTCTGATCCATGCCTTGTTAGGAATTGGTTTTGTTGCCGTTGGGTGTAACTCTCTGAACCAACTGCTGGAAGTCAAGAGCGATGCTCTCATGTCTCGCACAGCCAGTCGACCACTGCCTTCCGGGAGAATTTCGGTTTCGGAAGTCTTAATTTTTGGTGTCGTGGCTGCACTGTCGGGCATCTTCTATCTAGCGATCATGGTGAATTTATTGACCGCCTTTTTATCAATGCTGACTCTGGTTTTATATGTGGTCGTTTACACACCTCTGAAACGCTACACCTCATTTTGTACAACAATCGGTGCAATTCCCGGTGCCATGCCTCCCATCCTGGGCTGGACGGCTGCAGGAGGAAATTTAAATACGTCATCCTTTACAATCTTTGCCATCATGTTCCTCTGGCAATTTCCTCACTTTCTGGCCATCGCCTGGTTATACCGACATCAATACTATCAGGCCGGACTGAAGATGCTTCCAACGGCAGATCCTGCTCGCGGAATTGTAGGCTGGATGTGTGTCATTTATGCAATTCTTTTGATTCCAGTGAGCTTACTACCCCAATTTGTTTCGCTCGCAGGAACCTTTTATTCAGTGGTCGCTTTCATAATCGGTATTGGCTACTTACTGTTTTCGATTCGATTTTTACGCAATGAGACCCCCAAAACAGCCCGTGAATTAATTTGGTTTTCATTAATTTATCTTCCCGTACTGTTATTAACCCTCACCTGGGATCGCCTGCAACTATTCAATTGA
- a CDS encoding heme-copper oxidase subunit III: MSHESHSPQYRMGLPIPHSKLGMWLFLATEIMFFSAFIGAYIVLRAGSPGWPTDAEVTHIRVWAGGLNTFVLILSSYFVVLALEGMKAENFAKARRYLGLTLLLACVFLGIKAYEYSGKFSHDILPGHIPETPRMAITKAMTEMKQVVDGRVIALSDVKPPEKLDLAKPEETVVLPETGGAETKELETPIEELRQLLQTELDSPDTSEKRKKELTALFALDSKYRELNQRALDESITLPEMNEELATLKKDPQYGAFLAPVHHLQPIIYGNLFASVYFLLTGFHALHVVIGMLLFIIVLIQGKRLCEKWSDYVENIGLYWHFVDLVWIFLFPLIYII, encoded by the coding sequence ATGAGTCACGAGAGTCATTCGCCACAATATCGAATGGGACTTCCCATACCACACTCCAAGTTAGGGATGTGGCTGTTCCTGGCGACAGAAATTATGTTTTTTTCTGCCTTTATTGGAGCCTACATCGTCCTGCGTGCTGGCTCTCCCGGTTGGCCTACCGATGCCGAGGTCACACATATTCGCGTTTGGGCAGGCGGACTAAATACATTTGTTTTGATTTTATCCAGTTATTTTGTGGTACTTGCACTGGAAGGCATGAAAGCGGAAAACTTCGCCAAAGCGCGTCGCTACCTCGGACTGACGTTACTGCTGGCCTGCGTGTTTCTCGGAATCAAAGCTTACGAGTATTCCGGTAAATTCTCTCATGATATTTTGCCGGGACACATTCCCGAAACACCGCGCATGGCAATCACAAAAGCCATGACAGAAATGAAGCAAGTTGTTGATGGTCGCGTAATCGCTTTATCTGACGTAAAACCTCCTGAAAAGCTGGATCTTGCCAAGCCGGAAGAAACTGTTGTCTTACCAGAGACTGGAGGAGCAGAGACCAAAGAACTCGAGACTCCCATTGAGGAATTGCGACAACTGCTACAAACAGAATTAGACTCACCTGATACTTCTGAAAAACGAAAAAAAGAACTGACCGCTTTATTCGCCCTCGATTCCAAGTACCGGGAATTAAATCAAAGAGCACTCGATGAATCGATCACATTACCAGAAATGAATGAGGAGCTGGCGACCCTCAAGAAAGACCCACAATACGGGGCGTTCCTCGCACCAGTCCACCACCTGCAGCCCATTATTTACGGAAACTTGTTTGCCTCAGTTTATTTTCTGCTCACAGGCTTTCATGCCCTGCATGTTGTCATCGGTATGCTGCTATTTATTATTGTTTTGATCCAGGGCAAACGTCTCTGTGAGAAGTGGAGTGACTATGTCGAAAACATTGGCCTGTATTGGCATTTTGTTGATCTGGTTTGGATCTTCCTGTTTCCTTTGATCTATATTATTTAG
- a CDS encoding cytochrome C oxidase subunit IV family protein, whose product MSDQQSHSYVKYSSIFIALCICTVLSIIFDIIDLREKNLLGLNGVILLTLIVLAIACAKALFVMIYFMHLKFEGKWKYVLLSPTIILAMGLTIAMTPDIGIHYYTNESPQVDYLKQAERAALESGSADHAENSHVE is encoded by the coding sequence ATGTCCGATCAACAATCTCACTCTTATGTCAAATATTCCTCAATCTTCATCGCACTTTGTATTTGCACCGTGCTGTCAATCATATTTGATATCATCGATTTGCGGGAAAAAAATCTGCTGGGCTTGAATGGGGTAATCTTACTGACGCTCATCGTGCTGGCAATTGCCTGTGCCAAGGCGCTGTTTGTCATGATTTATTTCATGCACTTAAAATTTGAAGGAAAATGGAAGTATGTTCTGCTAAGCCCCACAATCATATTGGCGATGGGCCTTACCATTGCAATGACTCCCGACATTGGCATTCATTATTACACAAATGAATCTCCTCAAGTAGACTATCTCAAACAGGCAGAGCGGGCCGCTTTGGAAAGTGGATCTGCCGATCATGCCGAAAACAGTCATGTTGAGTAA